In a genomic window of Paroedura picta isolate Pp20150507F chromosome 14, Ppicta_v3.0, whole genome shotgun sequence:
- the PMFBP1 gene encoding polyamine-modulated factor 1-binding protein 1 isoform X3, with product MQAEEEQGCSQAPEAVSPWQEESLGQFIQEEAEGSCFVGEHQPQQDTLTRSLRERRMVEQMRITRPVQYEKEASLHQSWAKAVPLEQLPGELCSSQLACQAGVDQLGDKFQPLQELGTCVGCKQGPHSPLQDHEHPMEKQSLDLLQQHCQLLKDQLFCYEEGTQELEFSQQRERERHRQEQLTQAKHRVGLLEGVLGLYKKKYQALLGRAGELERRQLQLAEELTGQAKAREEAALKVLSLQEELRSRCHQLAQAKDTVARLAQELQGAQEERARGQQHEETIQELREQLAINHTKVLDHEEALAALQKDFSGYQLAHAYSNSCYESQVIEAETLRQKLLQVEGKRSEYQQQAEEYQALVQDLKWELARVSEQKQRATEEAAHLELAIQNLWLETAAERERQQLKAAEQQQQVQRLEAELQQSWHRCAQKEQAILEKDEALSEAQLETMHARSALQEKEQEVAQQQVGAQQLEASLQSIQEELQQSHRECAALRAEAQALQHGLQESQAQEQGAAQELLQQKELVLLAQSRLCHAQEELSKRVAESLHHMQAAQRIEAELRLFKDRATGAEVELEQKRGLLEELTEELSQSKQQCQAAVQEATQHRQAAAQLERRLENSRERLKGLQQRWQEQQQRAQHLQSTAMVQEAENRVLQEQLRQHTTQLEVARRNLKHLQFKLQQQTAEGLQQEAALSQLHTELQAMQEREQQSGHTQALARTLQQQVASCQASQKEALEQLQERSREVFRLQADLQLSQHKVAHLEEELTAYREQAQQLRSQFQTLQRQREEEVRSTREQLGELASEVQHWQDKHHRADQILADKDEELVVLKVEIATLEGKWHVAAEEVKTLEGERDVAQHLFQESQLVEANIRRWIQEQKQMDEKLGHKLRNQIKQIAQLTGERDHLQGLAERLQQENKRLKTKVDELRIEQERFKALHHKAWDHLQGRDGLGKVLRA from the exons ATGCAGGcggaagaggagcagggatgcAGCCAAGCCCCAGAAGCCGTCAGCCCATGGCAGGAGGAGTCCCTTGGACAG TTCATCCAGGAGGAGGCTGAGGGGAGCTGCTTTGTCGGGGAGCACCAACCCCAGCAGGACACATTGACGAGGAGCCTGCGAGAGAGAAGGATGGTGGAGCAGATGCGTATCACCCGTCCAGTCCAGTATGAGAAGGAGGCCTCCCTCCACCAG AGCTGGGCCAAGGCTGTCCCCCTGGAGCAGCTGCCAGGGGAATTGTGCTCCAGCCAGCTGGCCTGCCAGGCAGGAGTGGATCAACTGGGAGACAAGTTCCAGCCCCTCCAGGAGCTGGGTACCTGCGTGGGCTGCAAGCAGGGACCGCACAGCCCGCTGCAAGACCATGAGCACCCCATGGAGAAGCAGAGCCTGGACCTCTTGCAGCAGCACTGCCAGCTTCTCAAGGACCAG CTCTTCTGCTATGAGGAAGGGACCCAGGAGCTGGAGTTCTCCCAACAACGGGAGCGGGAGCGGCACCGGCAGGAACAGCTCACCCAGGCCAAGCACCGCGTGGGCCTTCTTGAGGGGGTGCTAGGCCTCTACAAAAAGAAGTACCAGGCCTTGCTGGGCAGAGCCGGAGAGCTGGAGAGGcggcagctgcagctggcagagGAGCTTACTGGCCAG GCCAAGGCGAGGGAAGAGGCAGCCCTGAAGGTGCTGAGCCTGCAAGAGGAGCTGAGGAGCAGGTGCCACCAGCTGGCCCAAGCCAAGGACACTGTTGCCCGACTGGCCCAGGAGCTGCAGGGGGCCCAGGAAGAGCGGGCCCGGGGCCAACAGCACGAAGAGACTATCCAGGAGCTGCGGGAGCAGCTGGCCATCAACCATACCAAG GTTCTAGATCATGAGGAGGCATTGGCTGCCTTGCAGAAGGACTTCTCGGGATACCAGTTGGCTCACGCCTACTCCAACAGCTGCTATGAGAGCCAAGTCATCGAGGCTGAGACCCTCAGGCAG AAGCTCCTGCAGGTGGAAGGCAAGAGGTCAGAGTACCAGCAGCAGGCAGAGGAGTACCAGGCTCTTGTCCAGGACTTGAAGTGGGAGCTGGCCAGAGTCTCCGAGCAGAAGCAAAGAGCCACGGAAG AGGCGGCTCACCTGGAGCTGGCTATCCAGAACCTGTGGCTAGAGACAGCAGCCGAGCGGGAAAGGCAGCAGCTGAAAgcagcagagcagcagcagcaggtgcagCGGCTGGAGGCAGAGCTGCAGCAGAGCTGGCACCGGTGTGCCCAGAAGGAACAG GCTATCCTGGAGAAGGATGAGGCCCTAAGTGAGGCTCAGCTGGAGACGATGCATGCCCGCAGTGCCCtgcaggagaaggagcaggaggtgGCCCAGCAGCAGGTTGGGGCCCAGCAACTGGAGGCCAGCCTGCAAAGCATCCAAGAGGAGCTGCAGCAGAGCCACAGGGAGTGTGCCGCTTTGCGTGCAGAAGCTCAGGCCCTGCAGCATGGCTTGCAGGAGAGCCAGGCACAAGAGCAAGGAGCCG CCCAGGAGCTGCTACAGCAGAAAGAGCTGGTGCTGCTTGCCCAGAGCAGACTCTGTCATGCTCAGGAGGAGCTGAGCAAGCGTGTGGCGGAAAGCCTACATCACATGCAGGCAGCACAGCGGATAGAGGCAGAGCTCCGGCTTTTCAAGGACAGGGCCACTGGAGCCGAAGTGGAGCTGGAGCAGAAGAG aggcctgctggaggagctgacGGAAGAGCTGAGCCAGTCCAAGCAGCAGTGCCAGGCAGCAGTGCAAGAGGCCACACAACACCGGCAGGCAGCTGCCCAGCTGGAGAGGAGACTGGAGAACAGCCGAGAGAGGCTGAAGGGCCTGCAGCAGCGG TGGCAGGAACAACAGCAGAGGGCGCAGCACCTGCAGTCCACCGCAATGGTGCAGGAGGCAGAGAACCGGGTCTTGCAAGAGCAGCTGAGGCAGCACACAACTCAACTGGAAGTGGCCCGAAGGAACCTCAAGCACTTGCAGTTCAAGCTACAGCAGCAGACGGCCGAG GGACTGCAGCAGGAGGCAGCTCTGTCCCAGCTGCACACTGAGCTGCAAGCCATGCAGGAGAGGGAGCAACAGAGTGGCCACACCCAGGCCCTTGCACGGACCCTCCAGCAGCAGGTGGCCTCCTGCCAGGCCAGCCAGAAGGAAGCCCTGGAGCAG CTACAAGAGAGAAGTCGGGAGGTGTTCCGCCTACAGGCTGACCTCCAGCTCAGCCAGCACAAGGTGGCccacctggaagaagagctcacCGCCTACCGGGAGCAGGCCCAGCAGCTGAGGAGTCAGTTTCAAACCCTGCAGAGGCAGCGGGAGGAGGAG GTTCGCAGCACTCGGGAGCAGCTAGGGGAGCTGGCCAGTGAAGTCCAGCACTGGCAGGACAAGCACCACAGGGCAGACCAGATCCTGGCAGACAAAGATGAGGAGCTGGTGGTGCTCAAGGTGGAGATTGCCACGCTGGAAGGGAAATGGCACGTGGCAGCAGAAGAG GTGAAAACTCTGGAGGGAGAGCGTGACGTTGCACAGCACCTGTTCCAGGAGAGTCAGCTGGTGGAGGCCAACATCAGGAGGTGGATCCAAGAACAAAA GCAAATGGATGAGAAGCTAGGCCACAAGCTCCGGAACCAGATCAAACAAATTGCCCAGCTGACTGGCGAAAGAGA ccacctcCAGGGATTGGCAGAAAGACTCCAGCAGGAAAACAAGCGGCTGAAGACCAAAGTGGATGAGCTACGCATTGAACAGGAACGTTTCAAG GCTCTCCACCATAAGGCCTGGGACCACCTGCAGGGCAGAGACGGCCTGGGAAAGG TCCTCCGGGCCTGA
- the PMFBP1 gene encoding polyamine-modulated factor 1-binding protein 1 isoform X1, producing MQAEEEQGCSQAPEAVSPWQEESLGQFIQEEAEGSCFVGEHQPQQDTLTRSLRERRMVEQMRITRPVQYEKEASLHQSWAKAVPLEQLPGELCSSQLACQAGVDQLGDKFQPLQELGTCVGCKQGPHSPLQDHEHPMEKQSLDLLQQHCQLLKDQLFCYEEGTQELEFSQQRERERHRQEQLTQAKHRVGLLEGVLGLYKKKYQALLGRAGELERRQLQLAEELTGQAKAREEAALKVLSLQEELRSRCHQLAQAKDTVARLAQELQGAQEERARGQQHEETIQELREQLAINHTKVLDHEEALAALQKDFSGYQLAHAYSNSCYESQVIEAETLRQKLLQVEGKRSEYQQQAEEYQALVQDLKWELARVSEQKQRATEEAAHLELAIQNLWLETAAERERQQLKAAEQQQQVQRLEAELQQSWHRCAQKEQAILEKDEALSEAQLETMHARSALQEKEQEVAQQQVGAQQLEASLQSIQEELQQSHRECAALRAEAQALQHGLQESQAQEQGAAQELLQQKELVLLAQSRLCHAQEELSKRVAESLHHMQAAQRIEAELRLFKDRATGAEVELEQKRGLLEELTEELSQSKQQCQAAVQEATQHRQAAAQLERRLENSRERLKGLQQRWQEQQQRAQHLQSTAMVQEAENRVLQEQLRQHTTQLEVARRNLKHLQFKLQQQTAEGLQQEAALSQLHTELQAMQEREQQSGHTQALARTLQQQVASCQASQKEALEQLQERSREVFRLQADLQLSQHKVAHLEEELTAYREQAQQLRSQFQTLQRQREEEVRSTREQLGELASEVQHWQDKHHRADQILADKDEELVVLKVEIATLEGKWHVAAEEVKTLEGERDVAQHLFQESQLVEANIRRWIQEQKQMDEKLGHKLRNQIKQIAQLTGERDHLQGLAERLQQENKRLKTKVDELRIEQERFKALHHKAWDHLQGRDGLGKGKCSSTHIPSYRQRAAQRMIVGNFFCPTFKWQPGAGGTALPPAHLPSPPAAEEQRSNSHGASCCCHLKFPEPLNGWNVIPKNLVLFSLLWAAVGASQPACSPSHAPFRIPPHMLGGRKP from the exons ATGCAGGcggaagaggagcagggatgcAGCCAAGCCCCAGAAGCCGTCAGCCCATGGCAGGAGGAGTCCCTTGGACAG TTCATCCAGGAGGAGGCTGAGGGGAGCTGCTTTGTCGGGGAGCACCAACCCCAGCAGGACACATTGACGAGGAGCCTGCGAGAGAGAAGGATGGTGGAGCAGATGCGTATCACCCGTCCAGTCCAGTATGAGAAGGAGGCCTCCCTCCACCAG AGCTGGGCCAAGGCTGTCCCCCTGGAGCAGCTGCCAGGGGAATTGTGCTCCAGCCAGCTGGCCTGCCAGGCAGGAGTGGATCAACTGGGAGACAAGTTCCAGCCCCTCCAGGAGCTGGGTACCTGCGTGGGCTGCAAGCAGGGACCGCACAGCCCGCTGCAAGACCATGAGCACCCCATGGAGAAGCAGAGCCTGGACCTCTTGCAGCAGCACTGCCAGCTTCTCAAGGACCAG CTCTTCTGCTATGAGGAAGGGACCCAGGAGCTGGAGTTCTCCCAACAACGGGAGCGGGAGCGGCACCGGCAGGAACAGCTCACCCAGGCCAAGCACCGCGTGGGCCTTCTTGAGGGGGTGCTAGGCCTCTACAAAAAGAAGTACCAGGCCTTGCTGGGCAGAGCCGGAGAGCTGGAGAGGcggcagctgcagctggcagagGAGCTTACTGGCCAG GCCAAGGCGAGGGAAGAGGCAGCCCTGAAGGTGCTGAGCCTGCAAGAGGAGCTGAGGAGCAGGTGCCACCAGCTGGCCCAAGCCAAGGACACTGTTGCCCGACTGGCCCAGGAGCTGCAGGGGGCCCAGGAAGAGCGGGCCCGGGGCCAACAGCACGAAGAGACTATCCAGGAGCTGCGGGAGCAGCTGGCCATCAACCATACCAAG GTTCTAGATCATGAGGAGGCATTGGCTGCCTTGCAGAAGGACTTCTCGGGATACCAGTTGGCTCACGCCTACTCCAACAGCTGCTATGAGAGCCAAGTCATCGAGGCTGAGACCCTCAGGCAG AAGCTCCTGCAGGTGGAAGGCAAGAGGTCAGAGTACCAGCAGCAGGCAGAGGAGTACCAGGCTCTTGTCCAGGACTTGAAGTGGGAGCTGGCCAGAGTCTCCGAGCAGAAGCAAAGAGCCACGGAAG AGGCGGCTCACCTGGAGCTGGCTATCCAGAACCTGTGGCTAGAGACAGCAGCCGAGCGGGAAAGGCAGCAGCTGAAAgcagcagagcagcagcagcaggtgcagCGGCTGGAGGCAGAGCTGCAGCAGAGCTGGCACCGGTGTGCCCAGAAGGAACAG GCTATCCTGGAGAAGGATGAGGCCCTAAGTGAGGCTCAGCTGGAGACGATGCATGCCCGCAGTGCCCtgcaggagaaggagcaggaggtgGCCCAGCAGCAGGTTGGGGCCCAGCAACTGGAGGCCAGCCTGCAAAGCATCCAAGAGGAGCTGCAGCAGAGCCACAGGGAGTGTGCCGCTTTGCGTGCAGAAGCTCAGGCCCTGCAGCATGGCTTGCAGGAGAGCCAGGCACAAGAGCAAGGAGCCG CCCAGGAGCTGCTACAGCAGAAAGAGCTGGTGCTGCTTGCCCAGAGCAGACTCTGTCATGCTCAGGAGGAGCTGAGCAAGCGTGTGGCGGAAAGCCTACATCACATGCAGGCAGCACAGCGGATAGAGGCAGAGCTCCGGCTTTTCAAGGACAGGGCCACTGGAGCCGAAGTGGAGCTGGAGCAGAAGAG aggcctgctggaggagctgacGGAAGAGCTGAGCCAGTCCAAGCAGCAGTGCCAGGCAGCAGTGCAAGAGGCCACACAACACCGGCAGGCAGCTGCCCAGCTGGAGAGGAGACTGGAGAACAGCCGAGAGAGGCTGAAGGGCCTGCAGCAGCGG TGGCAGGAACAACAGCAGAGGGCGCAGCACCTGCAGTCCACCGCAATGGTGCAGGAGGCAGAGAACCGGGTCTTGCAAGAGCAGCTGAGGCAGCACACAACTCAACTGGAAGTGGCCCGAAGGAACCTCAAGCACTTGCAGTTCAAGCTACAGCAGCAGACGGCCGAG GGACTGCAGCAGGAGGCAGCTCTGTCCCAGCTGCACACTGAGCTGCAAGCCATGCAGGAGAGGGAGCAACAGAGTGGCCACACCCAGGCCCTTGCACGGACCCTCCAGCAGCAGGTGGCCTCCTGCCAGGCCAGCCAGAAGGAAGCCCTGGAGCAG CTACAAGAGAGAAGTCGGGAGGTGTTCCGCCTACAGGCTGACCTCCAGCTCAGCCAGCACAAGGTGGCccacctggaagaagagctcacCGCCTACCGGGAGCAGGCCCAGCAGCTGAGGAGTCAGTTTCAAACCCTGCAGAGGCAGCGGGAGGAGGAG GTTCGCAGCACTCGGGAGCAGCTAGGGGAGCTGGCCAGTGAAGTCCAGCACTGGCAGGACAAGCACCACAGGGCAGACCAGATCCTGGCAGACAAAGATGAGGAGCTGGTGGTGCTCAAGGTGGAGATTGCCACGCTGGAAGGGAAATGGCACGTGGCAGCAGAAGAG GTGAAAACTCTGGAGGGAGAGCGTGACGTTGCACAGCACCTGTTCCAGGAGAGTCAGCTGGTGGAGGCCAACATCAGGAGGTGGATCCAAGAACAAAA GCAAATGGATGAGAAGCTAGGCCACAAGCTCCGGAACCAGATCAAACAAATTGCCCAGCTGACTGGCGAAAGAGA ccacctcCAGGGATTGGCAGAAAGACTCCAGCAGGAAAACAAGCGGCTGAAGACCAAAGTGGATGAGCTACGCATTGAACAGGAACGTTTCAAG GCTCTCCACCATAAGGCCTGGGACCACCTGCAGGGCAGAGACGGCCTGGGAAAGGGTAAGTGTTCCTCTACCCATATTCCTTCATACAGGCAGAGGGCAGCCCAAAGAATGATAGTGGGCAATTTCTTCTGCCCCACCTTTAAATGGCAGCCAGGGGCAGGGGGAACAGCTCTCCCCCCTGCTCACCTCCCAAGCCCTCCAGCAGCAGAGGAACAGAGGTCCAACTCACATggtgcctcctgctgctgccacctgaagTTCCCAGAGCCACTGAATGGCTGGAATGTGATTCCCAAGAACCTGGTCCTCTTCTCTCTCCTGTGGGCTgctgtgggagccagccagccagcctgctctCCGTCACATGCCCCTTTCAGAATTCCCCCACACATGCTTGGTGGCAGGAAGCcttag
- the PMFBP1 gene encoding polyamine-modulated factor 1-binding protein 1 isoform X2 → MVEQMRITRPVQYEKEASLHQSWAKAVPLEQLPGELCSSQLACQAGVDQLGDKFQPLQELGTCVGCKQGPHSPLQDHEHPMEKQSLDLLQQHCQLLKDQLFCYEEGTQELEFSQQRERERHRQEQLTQAKHRVGLLEGVLGLYKKKYQALLGRAGELERRQLQLAEELTGQAKAREEAALKVLSLQEELRSRCHQLAQAKDTVARLAQELQGAQEERARGQQHEETIQELREQLAINHTKVLDHEEALAALQKDFSGYQLAHAYSNSCYESQVIEAETLRQKLLQVEGKRSEYQQQAEEYQALVQDLKWELARVSEQKQRATEEAAHLELAIQNLWLETAAERERQQLKAAEQQQQVQRLEAELQQSWHRCAQKEQAILEKDEALSEAQLETMHARSALQEKEQEVAQQQVGAQQLEASLQSIQEELQQSHRECAALRAEAQALQHGLQESQAQEQGAAQELLQQKELVLLAQSRLCHAQEELSKRVAESLHHMQAAQRIEAELRLFKDRATGAEVELEQKRGLLEELTEELSQSKQQCQAAVQEATQHRQAAAQLERRLENSRERLKGLQQRWQEQQQRAQHLQSTAMVQEAENRVLQEQLRQHTTQLEVARRNLKHLQFKLQQQTAEGLQQEAALSQLHTELQAMQEREQQSGHTQALARTLQQQVASCQASQKEALEQLQERSREVFRLQADLQLSQHKVAHLEEELTAYREQAQQLRSQFQTLQRQREEEVRSTREQLGELASEVQHWQDKHHRADQILADKDEELVVLKVEIATLEGKWHVAAEEVKTLEGERDVAQHLFQESQLVEANIRRWIQEQKQMDEKLGHKLRNQIKQIAQLTGERDHLQGLAERLQQENKRLKTKVDELRIEQERFKALHHKAWDHLQGRDGLGKGKCSSTHIPSYRQRAAQRMIVGNFFCPTFKWQPGAGGTALPPAHLPSPPAAEEQRSNSHGASCCCHLKFPEPLNGWNVIPKNLVLFSLLWAAVGASQPACSPSHAPFRIPPHMLGGRKP, encoded by the exons ATGGTGGAGCAGATGCGTATCACCCGTCCAGTCCAGTATGAGAAGGAGGCCTCCCTCCACCAG AGCTGGGCCAAGGCTGTCCCCCTGGAGCAGCTGCCAGGGGAATTGTGCTCCAGCCAGCTGGCCTGCCAGGCAGGAGTGGATCAACTGGGAGACAAGTTCCAGCCCCTCCAGGAGCTGGGTACCTGCGTGGGCTGCAAGCAGGGACCGCACAGCCCGCTGCAAGACCATGAGCACCCCATGGAGAAGCAGAGCCTGGACCTCTTGCAGCAGCACTGCCAGCTTCTCAAGGACCAG CTCTTCTGCTATGAGGAAGGGACCCAGGAGCTGGAGTTCTCCCAACAACGGGAGCGGGAGCGGCACCGGCAGGAACAGCTCACCCAGGCCAAGCACCGCGTGGGCCTTCTTGAGGGGGTGCTAGGCCTCTACAAAAAGAAGTACCAGGCCTTGCTGGGCAGAGCCGGAGAGCTGGAGAGGcggcagctgcagctggcagagGAGCTTACTGGCCAG GCCAAGGCGAGGGAAGAGGCAGCCCTGAAGGTGCTGAGCCTGCAAGAGGAGCTGAGGAGCAGGTGCCACCAGCTGGCCCAAGCCAAGGACACTGTTGCCCGACTGGCCCAGGAGCTGCAGGGGGCCCAGGAAGAGCGGGCCCGGGGCCAACAGCACGAAGAGACTATCCAGGAGCTGCGGGAGCAGCTGGCCATCAACCATACCAAG GTTCTAGATCATGAGGAGGCATTGGCTGCCTTGCAGAAGGACTTCTCGGGATACCAGTTGGCTCACGCCTACTCCAACAGCTGCTATGAGAGCCAAGTCATCGAGGCTGAGACCCTCAGGCAG AAGCTCCTGCAGGTGGAAGGCAAGAGGTCAGAGTACCAGCAGCAGGCAGAGGAGTACCAGGCTCTTGTCCAGGACTTGAAGTGGGAGCTGGCCAGAGTCTCCGAGCAGAAGCAAAGAGCCACGGAAG AGGCGGCTCACCTGGAGCTGGCTATCCAGAACCTGTGGCTAGAGACAGCAGCCGAGCGGGAAAGGCAGCAGCTGAAAgcagcagagcagcagcagcaggtgcagCGGCTGGAGGCAGAGCTGCAGCAGAGCTGGCACCGGTGTGCCCAGAAGGAACAG GCTATCCTGGAGAAGGATGAGGCCCTAAGTGAGGCTCAGCTGGAGACGATGCATGCCCGCAGTGCCCtgcaggagaaggagcaggaggtgGCCCAGCAGCAGGTTGGGGCCCAGCAACTGGAGGCCAGCCTGCAAAGCATCCAAGAGGAGCTGCAGCAGAGCCACAGGGAGTGTGCCGCTTTGCGTGCAGAAGCTCAGGCCCTGCAGCATGGCTTGCAGGAGAGCCAGGCACAAGAGCAAGGAGCCG CCCAGGAGCTGCTACAGCAGAAAGAGCTGGTGCTGCTTGCCCAGAGCAGACTCTGTCATGCTCAGGAGGAGCTGAGCAAGCGTGTGGCGGAAAGCCTACATCACATGCAGGCAGCACAGCGGATAGAGGCAGAGCTCCGGCTTTTCAAGGACAGGGCCACTGGAGCCGAAGTGGAGCTGGAGCAGAAGAG aggcctgctggaggagctgacGGAAGAGCTGAGCCAGTCCAAGCAGCAGTGCCAGGCAGCAGTGCAAGAGGCCACACAACACCGGCAGGCAGCTGCCCAGCTGGAGAGGAGACTGGAGAACAGCCGAGAGAGGCTGAAGGGCCTGCAGCAGCGG TGGCAGGAACAACAGCAGAGGGCGCAGCACCTGCAGTCCACCGCAATGGTGCAGGAGGCAGAGAACCGGGTCTTGCAAGAGCAGCTGAGGCAGCACACAACTCAACTGGAAGTGGCCCGAAGGAACCTCAAGCACTTGCAGTTCAAGCTACAGCAGCAGACGGCCGAG GGACTGCAGCAGGAGGCAGCTCTGTCCCAGCTGCACACTGAGCTGCAAGCCATGCAGGAGAGGGAGCAACAGAGTGGCCACACCCAGGCCCTTGCACGGACCCTCCAGCAGCAGGTGGCCTCCTGCCAGGCCAGCCAGAAGGAAGCCCTGGAGCAG CTACAAGAGAGAAGTCGGGAGGTGTTCCGCCTACAGGCTGACCTCCAGCTCAGCCAGCACAAGGTGGCccacctggaagaagagctcacCGCCTACCGGGAGCAGGCCCAGCAGCTGAGGAGTCAGTTTCAAACCCTGCAGAGGCAGCGGGAGGAGGAG GTTCGCAGCACTCGGGAGCAGCTAGGGGAGCTGGCCAGTGAAGTCCAGCACTGGCAGGACAAGCACCACAGGGCAGACCAGATCCTGGCAGACAAAGATGAGGAGCTGGTGGTGCTCAAGGTGGAGATTGCCACGCTGGAAGGGAAATGGCACGTGGCAGCAGAAGAG GTGAAAACTCTGGAGGGAGAGCGTGACGTTGCACAGCACCTGTTCCAGGAGAGTCAGCTGGTGGAGGCCAACATCAGGAGGTGGATCCAAGAACAAAA GCAAATGGATGAGAAGCTAGGCCACAAGCTCCGGAACCAGATCAAACAAATTGCCCAGCTGACTGGCGAAAGAGA ccacctcCAGGGATTGGCAGAAAGACTCCAGCAGGAAAACAAGCGGCTGAAGACCAAAGTGGATGAGCTACGCATTGAACAGGAACGTTTCAAG GCTCTCCACCATAAGGCCTGGGACCACCTGCAGGGCAGAGACGGCCTGGGAAAGGGTAAGTGTTCCTCTACCCATATTCCTTCATACAGGCAGAGGGCAGCCCAAAGAATGATAGTGGGCAATTTCTTCTGCCCCACCTTTAAATGGCAGCCAGGGGCAGGGGGAACAGCTCTCCCCCCTGCTCACCTCCCAAGCCCTCCAGCAGCAGAGGAACAGAGGTCCAACTCACATggtgcctcctgctgctgccacctgaagTTCCCAGAGCCACTGAATGGCTGGAATGTGATTCCCAAGAACCTGGTCCTCTTCTCTCTCCTGTGGGCTgctgtgggagccagccagccagcctgctctCCGTCACATGCCCCTTTCAGAATTCCCCCACACATGCTTGGTGGCAGGAAGCcttag